In one Lolium rigidum isolate FL_2022 chromosome 3, APGP_CSIRO_Lrig_0.1, whole genome shotgun sequence genomic region, the following are encoded:
- the LOC124697158 gene encoding protein YIPF5-like: MEWDFPVPPVVFDVSIPNYSQQHHPIPDTGPLQPPAPTFPGDERPLLEELDIDLGLVWRKTLSILHPLRSADPALHAENADLSGPFLFVLSFGLFQLLAGKLHFGVALGWVTVASVFLYFVFSKLSDGRRGDVSLYRCLSLVGYGMLPMVIFSAVSLFLPRGGRLIFGIALGFVLWSTRVCTRLLASGAADEHRGLIAYACCLVYMIFSLLVVF, from the coding sequence ATGGAGTGGGACTTCCCTGTGCCGCCGGTGGTCTTCGACGTGTCCATCCCCAACTACAGCCAGCAGCACCACCCAATCCCGGACACCGGCCCCTTGCAACCACCTGCGCCCACGTTTCCCGGCGACGAGCGGCCGCTCCTCGAGGAGCTGGACATCGACCTGGGTTTGGTCTGGAGGAAGACGCTCTCGATCCTCCACCCGCTACGCTCCGCCGACCCGGCCCTCCACGCCGAGAACGCCGACCTCTCCGGCCCCTTCCTGTTCGTGCTCTCCTTCGGCCTCTTCCAGCTCCTCGCCGGGAAGCTCCACTTCGGGGTCGCCCTCGGGTGGGTCACCGTCGCGTCCGTCTTCCTCTACTTCGTCTTCTCGAAGCTCTCGGACGGACGCCGTGGCGATGTCAGCCTCTACAGGTGCCTCAGCCTCGTCGGGTACGGCATGCTCCCTATGGTCATCTTCTCCGCGGTCTCCCTCTTCCTGCCACGGGGCGGTCGGCTCATCTTCGGCATCGCCCTGGGGTTCGTGCTCTGGTCAACCAGGGTCTGCACCAGGCTGCTAGCATCTGGCGCCGCCGACGAGCATAGGGGGCTCATTGCCTACGCCTGCTGCCTCGTCTACATGATCTTCTCTCTGCTCGTCGTCTTTTGA
- the LOC124700969 gene encoding protein YIPF5-like translates to MARDFPLPPVVFNVSTPTFRQRRHIPETVPAQPPASIVDEKPLLEELDINMRLVWRKTLSIVLHPLRSADPSIHADADLSGPFLFVLSFGLFQLLAGKLHFGISLGSATLASLFLYFVFSKISAGRPGGPDLRRCASLVGYGMIPMVIFSAVSLFLPRGGRLIFGVAMGFVLWSTRVCATLLASTAKDHRGLIAFACWLVYMLFALLVIF, encoded by the coding sequence ATGGCGAGGGACTTCCCCCTGCCGCCGGTGGTCTTCAACGTGTCCACTCCCACCTTCCGCCAACGCCGCCATATCCCCGAGACCGTCCCCGCCCAACCACCCGCCTCCATCGTCGACGAGAAGCCGCTCCTCGAGGAGCTCGACATCAACATGCGTCTGGTATGGCGTAAGACGCTCTCGATCGTCCTCCACCCGCTCCGCTCCGCCGACCCTTCAATCCACGCCGACGCCGACCTCTCTGGCCCCTTCCTCTTCGTGCTCTCCTTCGGCCTCTTCCAGCTCCTCGCCGGCAAGCTCCACTTCGGGATCTCTCTTGGGTCGGCTACCCTCGCGTCCCTCTTCCTCTACTTTGTCTTCTCAAAGATCTCGGCCGGACGCCCTGGCGGCCCCGACCTTCGCAGGTGCGCCAGCCTCGTCGGGTACGGCATGATCCCCATGGTCATCTTCTCGGCGGTCTCTCTCTTCCTGCCACGGGGCGGTCGGCTCATCTTCGGGGTCGCCATGGGGTTCGTGCTCTGGTCAACCAGGGTCTGCGCTACGCTGCTAGCATCCACCGCCAAGGACCATAGGGGCCTCATTGCCTTCGCCTGCTGGCTCGTCTACATGCTCTTCGCTCTTCTCGTTATCTTTTGA